From Verrucomicrobia bacterium S94, the proteins below share one genomic window:
- the rnr gene encoding ribonuclease R: MSFDTQILQFMAAPGYRPMKQHELARALHIVSKGQRVDFRHDLYRLADEGKIVKLRKNRWGLPDAGNQMIGTLKIMAKGGAIFIPDNENESEIYISDRNQGVALPDDKVAIEVFHSEYAARQRERRGQTDLRAEGRVVSVIKRHSGTTVGLLKHTPYYSYVIPDAPGFRHDVRIEDTQQIPENHKVLVKLNEWNDPYQPLSGEIIEDLGNMNDPGVDVDSLLREAGIREDFPQEVIDEANRLSGEVTPAKMEGRTDLRDAVTFTIDPETAKDYDDAVSIEPHPDGGWILGVHIADVSTYVTPGSKIDKEAYLRGNSIYLVDRAVMMLPKELTTKVCSLNPENDHLSHTVEIHLSNDGEMLDYKTYPSVIHSKCRMTYTQVQKFIDGKPDHGIPEQIVQRLENLWPLIQNVRARRIAHGSVEINTPEIEIKLNEQGKVEKMMPRSESKQAYGLVEDCMLLANRAVAETLIKAEHPAIYRVHEEPDEEQWAAMGMELQALGIPMLPQTRADINKAIKMAAGTPVEYTANRAILRNFKRAQYSNTQIGHFGLAFEDYTHFTSPIRRYPDLLVHRLLKAVEQGKQFPISGEQIAEIALHCTETEKKADELEKKSTEKKRLEYYNQLMNSSQTQTFKGYIVAIKGKGMIVELPDSLQRGMITFASITSDWIEANNEMTQAQTKSGKTVYTIGQQVEVVLAKVDTARGFIDFVLADQVARPPRRERRPKIEPDLRTGKPRQKIKRRRRRR; the protein is encoded by the coding sequence ATGAGCTTCGATACCCAAATTCTTCAATTTATGGCCGCTCCCGGTTACCGTCCGATGAAACAGCACGAACTGGCGCGGGCACTCCATATTGTTTCAAAAGGACAGCGCGTGGATTTCCGGCACGACCTCTACCGTCTTGCTGACGAGGGTAAAATTGTCAAACTCCGTAAAAACCGCTGGGGACTTCCTGATGCCGGAAACCAAATGATCGGAACCCTTAAAATAATGGCCAAAGGCGGCGCAATTTTCATCCCGGATAATGAAAATGAATCCGAGATCTATATCTCCGACCGGAACCAGGGCGTGGCCCTGCCCGACGATAAAGTGGCCATTGAGGTCTTTCACTCTGAATATGCGGCCCGTCAGCGCGAACGCCGCGGCCAGACCGACTTACGTGCCGAAGGCCGCGTGGTATCTGTAATTAAACGTCACTCCGGGACTACCGTCGGTCTGCTGAAACATACGCCCTACTATTCCTATGTCATTCCTGATGCTCCGGGTTTCCGGCATGATGTCCGGATTGAAGATACACAGCAGATTCCGGAAAATCACAAGGTACTGGTGAAGCTCAACGAATGGAACGATCCCTATCAGCCGCTCAGCGGTGAAATTATCGAAGATCTCGGAAATATGAATGATCCAGGCGTTGATGTGGACAGCCTGCTGCGCGAAGCCGGAATCCGCGAGGATTTCCCTCAGGAGGTCATCGACGAAGCCAACCGTCTTTCCGGCGAAGTGACCCCCGCAAAAATGGAAGGCCGCACCGATCTGCGCGATGCCGTCACATTCACCATCGACCCCGAAACCGCAAAGGATTACGACGATGCAGTTTCTATCGAACCGCACCCGGATGGCGGCTGGATTCTCGGCGTACACATCGCCGATGTTTCTACCTACGTCACGCCCGGCTCGAAAATCGATAAAGAGGCCTATCTTCGCGGCAACTCCATCTATCTCGTCGATCGCGCCGTCATGATGCTGCCCAAAGAACTGACGACCAAGGTATGCAGCCTCAATCCTGAAAACGATCATCTTTCACACACTGTTGAAATTCATTTAAGTAACGACGGTGAAATGCTGGACTACAAAACCTATCCTTCGGTAATTCATTCGAAATGCCGGATGACCTACACGCAGGTGCAGAAGTTCATTGACGGAAAACCGGACCACGGCATACCCGAACAGATTGTCCAGCGGCTGGAAAACCTCTGGCCGCTGATACAAAACGTCCGTGCGCGACGTATTGCCCACGGCTCGGTGGAAATCAATACACCCGAAATTGAAATTAAACTCAATGAACAGGGAAAAGTTGAAAAAATGATGCCGCGTTCGGAATCGAAACAGGCATACGGACTGGTTGAAGACTGCATGCTGCTGGCAAACCGGGCCGTAGCCGAAACCCTGATCAAAGCCGAGCACCCCGCCATCTACCGCGTACATGAAGAACCGGATGAGGAACAGTGGGCCGCCATGGGCATGGAGCTTCAGGCACTGGGAATACCCATGCTACCGCAGACGCGCGCCGACATCAATAAAGCCATTAAAATGGCCGCCGGAACACCGGTCGAATACACCGCCAACCGGGCCATTCTGCGCAACTTCAAGCGTGCTCAATATTCAAATACACAGATCGGTCATTTCGGCCTGGCCTTTGAGGATTACACCCACTTCACCTCTCCGATCCGTCGCTATCCGGATCTGCTGGTGCACCGGCTCCTGAAAGCCGTAGAACAGGGAAAACAGTTTCCCATCTCCGGAGAACAGATTGCGGAAATCGCTCTGCACTGTACCGAAACCGAGAAAAAGGCCGACGAGCTGGAAAAGAAAAGTACGGAGAAAAAACGGCTCGAATATTACAACCAGCTGATGAATTCATCACAAACGCAAACCTTCAAAGGGTATATCGTGGCGATTAAAGGCAAAGGCATGATTGTCGAACTGCCCGATTCGCTGCAACGCGGTATGATCACTTTTGCATCCATCACATCCGACTGGATCGAAGCCAACAATGAGATGACCCAGGCTCAGACAAAAAGCGGGAAAACCGTCTATACCATCGGACAGCAGGTAGAGGTCGTTCTGGCCAAAGTCGATACCGCCCGCGGCTTTATCGATTTTGTACTCGCTGATCAGGTCGCCCGCCCGCCCCGTCGGGAGCGCCGGCCGAAAATTGAACCGGATCTGCGAACCGGGAAACCCCGTCAGAAAATTAAACGCCGCCGACGGCGGCGATAA
- a CDS encoding hydroxylase, with product MRKQYGAIPFLYDKGRLKVVMITSARGYWIFPKGRFEEKLGKYGTAALEALEEAGVEGCVEKKHAFRAKVLINSGELVRLTLFALKVDVMHDNWDEDYRRKRRVVSVEEAKALITSDGLRDCLEQFEMEFGG from the coding sequence ATGCGGAAGCAGTATGGTGCGATTCCTTTTTTATATGATAAGGGGCGGCTTAAAGTGGTGATGATTACCAGTGCCCGCGGGTACTGGATTTTTCCAAAAGGCCGGTTCGAGGAAAAGCTGGGGAAGTATGGAACGGCTGCGCTGGAGGCGCTGGAAGAGGCGGGTGTTGAAGGATGTGTGGAAAAGAAGCATGCTTTCCGGGCCAAGGTGCTGATTAACAGCGGAGAGCTGGTCCGGCTTACCCTTTTTGCATTAAAAGTGGATGTTATGCACGATAACTGGGATGAGGATTACCGCAGAAAACGCCGCGTGGTTTCCGTTGAGGAGGCGAAAGCGCTGATCACATCGGATGGTTTGCGGGATTGTCTCGAACAGTTTGAAATGGAATTTGGTGGGTGA
- a CDS encoding ParA family protein codes for MKILACYSNKGGVGKTAAAVNLAYAAALGGKRVLLCDLDPQGASGFYFRVKPSKKLRDERFFEDVERFTKAIRASDFEHLDLLPANRDFRDFDIFLSRMKHSRSRLKKALKAADNEYDLLLLDCPPNISRLSENVFRVADRIVVPVIPTTLSERTLDQLYEFFDEEGFRKKKIIPVFSMVQKSKKLHAESMERMRVTYKRFLQHTIPFSSDIEKMGIYRAPALSYAGQRSAAWAYEAIWHEIEHLI; via the coding sequence ATGAAGATTCTGGCGTGTTACAGCAATAAAGGGGGGGTAGGCAAAACGGCTGCGGCGGTGAATCTGGCCTATGCGGCGGCGCTGGGCGGAAAACGGGTGCTGTTGTGCGACCTTGATCCGCAGGGGGCGTCGGGATTTTATTTCCGGGTGAAACCGTCGAAAAAACTGAGGGATGAACGCTTCTTCGAGGATGTGGAGCGGTTTACCAAGGCGATTCGGGCAAGCGATTTTGAACATCTGGATCTGCTTCCGGCCAATCGTGATTTTCGTGATTTTGATATTTTTCTTTCGCGGATGAAGCACAGCCGGTCGCGGCTGAAGAAGGCGCTGAAAGCAGCAGATAATGAATATGATCTGCTGTTGCTGGACTGTCCGCCGAATATTTCGAGACTGTCGGAAAATGTTTTCAGGGTGGCGGACCGTATTGTTGTTCCGGTCATTCCGACGACGCTTTCAGAACGGACGCTGGATCAGCTCTATGAGTTTTTTGATGAGGAGGGGTTCCGGAAGAAAAAAATCATTCCGGTATTTTCGATGGTGCAGAAAAGCAAAAAGCTGCATGCGGAGTCGATGGAACGCATGCGGGTAACGTATAAGCGTTTTCTACAGCATACGATTCCGTTTTCGAGCGATATTGAAAAAATGGGTATATACCGTGCTCCGGCGCTTTCATATGCTGGACAGCGTTCGGCGGCCTGGGCCTATGAAGCCATCTGGCACGAAATTGAACATTTGATTTAG
- a CDS encoding ATP phosphoribosyltransferase, whose product MKKLVIGLPKGSLQESTYALFKKAGFTIKGGSRSYFPSIDDDEIEIRILRSQEMSRYVEHGMLDAGITGLDWIAANGSDVVELCSLVYSKQSKRPVRWVLAVPNDSDIASVKDLEGKKIATEGVGIVEHYLKENGVKAEVEFSWGATEVKVPDFVDAIVDITETGSSLRANNLKIIDTIMESYTKFFCSKEAWADEWKKEKLEKIALLLKAALDAADKVLLKLNVEEKNLEAVKKLLPALHSPTVNKLTDDGWYAVETVVDESVVREIIPELKTNGAEGIIEISLNKVVA is encoded by the coding sequence ATGAAAAAACTGGTAATCGGACTGCCCAAAGGCAGCTTGCAGGAATCGACGTATGCGCTTTTCAAAAAAGCCGGATTCACAATTAAGGGCGGATCACGTTCTTATTTCCCGTCGATTGACGACGACGAAATTGAAATCCGCATTCTGCGTTCGCAGGAAATGAGCCGCTATGTCGAACATGGCATGCTCGACGCCGGCATTACCGGGCTGGACTGGATCGCTGCCAACGGTTCCGACGTGGTTGAACTCTGCTCCCTCGTCTACTCCAAGCAAAGCAAACGCCCCGTCCGCTGGGTTCTCGCTGTTCCAAACGATTCTGATATCGCCTCCGTAAAAGATCTCGAAGGCAAAAAAATAGCTACCGAAGGTGTCGGCATTGTTGAACACTACCTCAAAGAAAACGGCGTTAAAGCTGAAGTTGAGTTTTCCTGGGGAGCCACCGAAGTTAAGGTGCCTGATTTCGTCGACGCCATTGTCGACATCACCGAAACCGGCTCCTCCCTTCGGGCTAACAACCTGAAAATCATCGACACCATCATGGAGTCCTACACCAAATTCTTCTGCTCAAAGGAAGCCTGGGCTGACGAATGGAAAAAAGAAAAACTCGAAAAGATCGCTCTTCTGCTCAAAGCCGCCCTCGATGCCGCGGATAAGGTTCTCCTTAAACTCAACGTGGAAGAAAAGAACCTCGAAGCAGTTAAAAAACTGCTTCCGGCGCTCCACTCCCCGACCGTTAATAAACTGACAGACGATGGCTGGTACGCTGTCGAAACGGTTGTTGACGAATCCGTCGTCCGCGAAATCATTCCGGAACTGAAAACCAACGGTGCTGAAGGAATTATCGAAATTAGCTTGAATAAAGTTGTGGCGTAA
- a CDS encoding AURKAIP1/COX24 domain-containing protein translates to MGTIKKWRKKKMSNHKRRKRRRADRHKKK, encoded by the coding sequence ATGGGTACCATCAAAAAATGGCGTAAGAAAAAAATGTCGAATCACAAACGTCGCAAACGCAGACGTGCAGATCGTCATAAAAAGAAATAA
- a CDS encoding methionyl-tRNA formyltransferase — protein MRIVFMGSAALAVPSLKAILNSGQDEVVGVVSQPDRPAGRKRVLTPCPLKAYADEQCLNVMTPEKIGDPVAVEALEKMKPDLLVVVAYGQYIPQRVIRLARYEAINVHPSLLPKYRGSAPIQWAILNGDSETGVSIIYLAEKMDAGDILRQQKYPLDGNETSATLHDKLAGVGAELLLEAINDIRTGAVRRTVQNEAEAVEVRKLTKDDGKIDWSLSASEIRNRIRAFDPWPGSFCTLPNGDPLKVWRADLEEGGGGEPGTLLDNHLLVQTGENALRLKEVQPPGKKRMPAASFLNGFLLEKGRILT, from the coding sequence ATGCGTATTGTGTTCATGGGTTCCGCTGCATTGGCGGTTCCTTCGCTTAAAGCTATTCTCAACTCCGGGCAGGATGAGGTGGTTGGTGTGGTCTCCCAGCCCGATAGACCTGCCGGCCGAAAACGGGTTCTGACGCCGTGCCCGCTTAAGGCTTATGCCGATGAACAGTGTTTAAATGTAATGACGCCTGAAAAGATCGGCGATCCAGTAGCGGTAGAGGCTCTGGAAAAAATGAAACCAGACCTGCTGGTTGTAGTGGCCTATGGCCAGTATATTCCTCAGCGTGTAATCCGGCTGGCCCGGTATGAAGCCATCAATGTTCATCCGTCGCTTCTGCCGAAATACCGTGGATCCGCTCCCATCCAATGGGCGATCCTGAATGGCGACAGCGAAACGGGCGTCAGCATCATTTATCTGGCTGAAAAAATGGATGCCGGCGATATTCTGCGGCAGCAAAAATATCCGTTGGACGGCAACGAAACTTCGGCGACTCTTCACGATAAACTGGCCGGAGTCGGTGCTGAACTGCTGCTTGAAGCGATAAACGACATTCGTACCGGAGCAGTCAGGCGGACCGTTCAGAATGAAGCGGAAGCGGTTGAAGTCCGGAAGCTTACGAAAGATGATGGGAAAATAGACTGGTCACTGTCCGCTTCCGAAATTCGGAACCGAATCCGGGCATTCGATCCCTGGCCCGGCAGTTTCTGCACGCTGCCGAACGGGGACCCGCTGAAAGTATGGCGGGCTGATTTGGAGGAGGGGGGCGGAGGAGAGCCCGGCACGTTGCTCGATAATCATCTGCTGGTGCAAACCGGAGAGAATGCGCTGCGACTTAAGGAAGTTCAGCCTCCCGGAAAAAAGCGTATGCCTGCGGCATCTTTTTTGAACGGGTTTCTCTTGGAAAAAGGCCGGATTCTAACTTAA
- a CDS encoding phospholipid carrier-dependent glycosyltransferase → MADNRSFESTLHDIVYSIDTGTGLKIIRVSLYILLLLVIVMVFTATQFRGLKSAEAMDLCQLGRNISLENGLVTKNVRPLSMHIMEQQTPDENPMIKLHPDLYNAPAYPAVLSLGFNFFELIGVDPFEVPEGNQAALLPAEQWVVLPVNHLFSILTGVLVFLLGKRMFSREIGFLGMTIYYLSNLVWLDSVSGLNISMAVFFSVLSFHQMVVSMLNKRDGDRKHRWILPFLLSIVSAVIAFYTRFITAAIVPGSVCLHG, encoded by the coding sequence ATGGCAGACAACAGGTCGTTTGAATCGACACTTCACGATATCGTTTACAGTATCGACACGGGTACCGGTCTTAAAATCATCCGTGTCTCGCTCTATATTCTTCTTCTGCTTGTAATTGTGATGGTGTTTACCGCTACGCAGTTCCGTGGTCTTAAGTCAGCTGAAGCTATGGATCTGTGCCAGCTGGGCCGGAATATTTCTCTGGAAAACGGTTTGGTCACAAAAAATGTGCGTCCGTTAAGCATGCATATCATGGAGCAGCAGACACCGGATGAAAATCCAATGATTAAACTGCATCCGGATCTGTACAATGCACCGGCTTATCCGGCAGTGCTTTCGCTGGGGTTTAACTTTTTTGAACTGATCGGAGTTGATCCTTTTGAGGTGCCGGAGGGAAATCAGGCGGCATTGCTGCCTGCGGAACAGTGGGTCGTGCTTCCGGTTAATCATCTGTTTTCTATTCTGACGGGGGTGCTGGTTTTTCTGCTGGGCAAGCGTATGTTTTCGCGCGAGATCGGTTTTCTGGGCATGACCATTTACTATTTAAGTAATCTGGTATGGCTCGATTCCGTTTCCGGACTGAATATCTCCATGGCGGTATTTTTCTCGGTGCTGTCCTTCCATCAGATGGTCGTTTCTATGCTGAACAAGCGCGATGGGGATAGGAAGCACCGGTGGATTCTTCCGTTTCTTCTTTCGATTGTTTCCGCTGTCATTGCATTTTACACCCGTTTTATCACCGCAGCCATTGTGCCGGGATCTGTTTGTTTGCATGGCTGA
- a CDS encoding thiamine-monophosphate kinase — protein MRKLRCNATFSGMSILSEIGEHEAIRRILPALGKDPELRVGAGDDCAVCRLPGGGLDQVFTTDPIIEQVHFRSEESPERVGNKAVGRVLSDIAAMGGRPQWILVNVVAPPALEFQYLERIYTGMTRLCEQFGTLIIGGDMAKGSSLELHVFGTGLLPENSALLRSGAKAGDSILVTGPLGGSFESGRHLDFTPRVAEGCFLRESGLVHAMMDISDGLATDLRHILAQSGVGAALEGAAIPKTGTLEQALFDGEDFELLLTSADPDRLQSKWQEQFGTSLPVIGKITAEPGTLKLDGRILKAKAFEHFAGD, from the coding sequence ATGCGAAAGCTCCGGTGTAACGCTACCTTCTCCGGCATGTCAATATTGAGTGAAATCGGGGAACATGAGGCTATCCGTCGGATTCTGCCTGCGCTTGGAAAAGATCCGGAATTGCGGGTTGGAGCCGGTGATGACTGTGCGGTCTGCCGCCTGCCGGGAGGCGGGCTGGATCAGGTCTTCACCACCGATCCCATCATCGAACAGGTTCATTTCCGTTCTGAGGAGTCTCCGGAAAGGGTGGGTAACAAAGCGGTAGGCCGCGTACTTAGTGATATAGCTGCAATGGGGGGGCGGCCGCAGTGGATACTGGTCAATGTGGTTGCCCCGCCGGCTCTGGAGTTTCAGTATCTGGAGAGAATCTATACCGGAATGACCCGACTCTGCGAGCAGTTCGGTACCCTGATTATCGGCGGCGATATGGCTAAAGGAAGTTCGCTGGAGCTGCACGTTTTCGGTACCGGCCTGCTTCCGGAAAACTCCGCGTTGCTGCGTTCCGGAGCGAAGGCCGGGGATTCGATTTTGGTGACAGGTCCCCTGGGCGGAAGTTTTGAATCGGGAAGACATCTGGATTTTACTCCGCGTGTGGCGGAAGGCTGTTTTTTGCGCGAAAGCGGTCTGGTGCATGCAATGATGGATATCAGCGACGGTCTGGCAACGGATCTTCGGCATATCCTGGCACAGAGCGGAGTCGGAGCGGCGCTGGAAGGGGCGGCGATTCCAAAAACAGGAACGCTGGAGCAGGCCCTGTTCGACGGCGAGGATTTTGAATTGCTGTTGACTTCTGCCGATCCGGATCGGCTTCAGTCCAAATGGCAGGAACAATTCGGAACCTCGTTGCCGGTTATTGGAAAAATCACGGCGGAGCCCGGAACTCTGAAACTGGATGGTCGGATTCTGAAGGCAAAGGCATTCGAGCATTTTGCCGGTGATTAG
- a CDS encoding ABC transporter permease, whose translation MNTMRPERMVKLAVKNLGQYKLRAGLTMLGIIFGVCSVVAMLSVGEGANQEIQEKIQRMGSRNILIKSVKVPNEENNSGGTRNFIASYGLTYDDADDLARFVPNLEASIPIKRLRYDVQFKERKLQTDVVATVPAFIRVQNYRMVRGRFLSMADQSFGTPVCVIGTRLARMLFAGYDPIGQTLTIDRDAYTVVGIVGDIAQTEVAAAQNELWLEGENQSVYIPLRTYQQKRGDLFAQWSEGGSTFEKIELYELILSIDKQEHVVRAVDAVRRQLKKTHKKEDYSIVVPLELIRQARETRKLFNIVLGSIAAISLIVGGIGIMNIMLATVSERTREIGIRRALGATRIDIVLQFLMETLILSISGGVIGLVFGAVIPLVITATTSVKTVLTFPAFAVAFSVSVTVSVIFGIYPARRAALMDPIEALRHE comes from the coding sequence ATGAATACCATGCGACCAGAGCGGATGGTGAAACTGGCGGTGAAAAACCTCGGCCAATATAAACTACGTGCCGGACTGACGATGCTGGGGATCATTTTCGGGGTCTGTTCTGTGGTGGCCATGCTCAGTGTGGGTGAGGGAGCCAATCAGGAGATTCAGGAAAAGATTCAGCGGATGGGCAGCCGTAATATTCTGATTAAAAGTGTGAAGGTGCCGAATGAGGAAAACAACAGCGGGGGAACGCGTAATTTTATCGCTTCGTACGGTCTGACCTATGATGATGCGGATGATCTTGCGCGTTTTGTGCCGAACCTTGAAGCTTCCATTCCCATCAAACGGCTGCGGTACGATGTTCAGTTTAAAGAACGCAAACTGCAGACGGATGTCGTGGCGACTGTTCCCGCGTTTATCCGGGTTCAGAACTACCGCATGGTTCGGGGACGGTTTCTCAGTATGGCGGATCAGTCCTTCGGAACACCGGTTTGTGTGATTGGGACCCGTCTGGCCCGAATGCTTTTTGCCGGGTATGATCCTATTGGTCAGACCCTTACTATCGACCGCGATGCCTATACGGTGGTCGGTATTGTAGGTGATATTGCTCAGACCGAGGTGGCTGCCGCACAGAACGAACTCTGGCTTGAGGGTGAAAATCAGAGTGTTTATATCCCGTTGCGGACCTATCAGCAGAAACGGGGCGATCTTTTTGCTCAGTGGTCGGAAGGGGGCAGTACCTTTGAAAAAATTGAACTCTACGAACTGATTCTTTCAATCGATAAGCAGGAACATGTTGTCCGTGCAGTGGATGCCGTGCGCCGGCAGCTTAAAAAAACGCATAAAAAAGAGGATTACAGCATTGTGGTGCCGCTGGAGCTGATCCGTCAGGCCCGTGAAACCCGTAAGCTTTTCAACATTGTCCTTGGTTCGATAGCGGCTATTTCGCTGATCGTCGGCGGTATCGGCATTATGAATATCATGCTGGCAACGGTCAGCGAACGTACGCGGGAAATCGGTATTCGGCGGGCGCTGGGGGCAACCCGGATCGATATTGTGCTACAGTTTCTGATGGAAACGCTGATCCTCTCCATTTCCGGGGGGGTGATCGGTCTGGTCTTCGGGGCTGTTATTCCTCTGGTGATTACGGCCACAACCAGCGTTAAAACCGTTCTGACGTTCCCGGCATTTGCCGTGGCGTTTTCTGTGTCGGTGACGGTGTCAGTGATATTCGGGATCTATCCGGCCCGGCGTGCGGCCTTGATGGATCCGATTGAGGCGCTTCGGCATGAATAA